The stretch of DNA GTCTTGTCGAGCTTGCCGTCGAGCTTCAGCCCGAGCTGGGTGAACAGTCGCCCCATCGGGGTCTGCGAGGTGGACTCGGCCGAGACGACTCCCGGCGCGTAGACGGCACCGGTCGCGTATGTCTTGCCCTTGATGTTCGGGAACTGCTCGGCGGTGTCGGTGATCGCCTTCTCGGTCTCACCGACCAGCTTGTCCGCTTCGGATGCGAGGCCGAGCGCCTGGCCGATCTCCTTGGTGGTGTCGCGCCAGTCCGTGGTCAGAACACCGTCGATGTCGCTCACCACCGGAGCGATCTTCTTGAGCTCGTCGTACTGTGCGTCCACACCGCCGAGGCCGGTCGCCAGAATCACGTCGGGACGCAGCGCGAGGACCTGCTCCACGTTCACCCCCTGAGGGCTGTAGTCGATCTTCTCGACGGATCCGAGCGGCTTCTCCCACGGCCACGATGAGACCTGGACGGCGCCGACGGGCGTCACGCCCAACGCACGAGAGACGTCGAGGTCGGGCACGCCGAGGGTGACGACCCGAGTGGGCTTCTTCTCGATCTGAACCTCGCCCAGTCGGGTTTGGAGCGAGACGGGGAACGCGGAGTCGTCGCCCGATGAGGACGCCGCGTCGTCGCTGGATTCCGAAGAGCAGCCGACGAGCCCGGCGACGACGAGGGCGGCGGAGACGGCGATGACGCCGAGTCGTGTTCGTTGAAATTTCATAAGCGGAGCGTACAGCGTCACACTTAGGCTTGCCTAGCCTGGTTTGTCGGGGATGCGTCGGGCCCCGCTCTGAGGAACGTTACCCCGGCGCAGGCTAGGCTGTCCTGAATCCTGGTGAATCAGGTGACGACCGACCAGAAGGAGAGGCGATCGTGATTCTCGGCAGTAGGGAGTGCGGGCCGTCACGATGGTGAGCCGGAACTCGGCTCGCGCGGCTCTGTGGCTCCTCGGCTGCGGCGTCCTGGCCGTCCTCTCGCTGGTCAGTCTGACCGTAGGTGCCGAGTGGGTGCCGTTGCCCACCGCCTGGGACGCCCTCACCCACTACGACAGCTCGGTCGTCGGACAGGCGATCGTCGTCGACCAGCGGATCCCGCGGACGGTGCTGGCCCTCCTGGTCGGAGTCGCGCTCGCGGTCGCCGGCGCGCTGATGCAGGCGCTGACGCGCAATCCCCTCGCCGATCCGGGCATCCTCGGGGTCAACAACGGTGCCGCGTTAGCGGTGACCATTGCGATCGGCGGTCTCGGGCTGAGCGACGTCAGCGCCTACATCTGGTTCGCGTTCCTCGGCGCCGTTCTCGCCGCCGTGGGTGTCTACCTGCTCGGATCGGTGGGGCGGGGCGGTGGCACGCCGGTGCGGCTCACCCTGGCCGGAGTCGCGCTCAGCGCCGTGCTGATGGGAGTGACCACCGGACTCATGCTGCTCGACCCGGTCGCCTTCAACGGGCTGCGCGCGTGGAACACCGGATCGCTGCTCGGCCGTCCGATCGGAGTCGCGGCGACGGTGGCGCCGTTCATCCTCGCCGGGCTCCTGCTGAGCGCCGTCGTGGCGCGCGCGCTGAACTCGGTGTCGTTGGGCGACGACCTCGCTCGGTCCCTGGGCACCGACGTCGGCCGGACCCGAGCGGTCAGCGTCGTCGCCATCACTCTGCTCTGCGGCGCGGCGGTGGCCGCGGCGGGTCCCATCGCATTCGTCGGGTTGATGGTCCCGCATATCGCGCGATGGATCGTCGGACCGCAGCAGCCGTGGATCATCGCGTTCGCACTGATCGGCGGGCCGCTCCTGGTGCTCTCCGCGGACATGGTCGGGCGGGTCATCATGCCGGGTGAGATGGCGGTCGGGTTGGTCACGGCGTTCGTCGGTGCGCCGGTGCTGATCGCTCTGGTCCGCCGTCGAAAGGTGAGTGGTCTGTGAGCCGGATCGAATCGCTGATCGAGCGTCTGGGGTTCGCGGACAGTCGCATCGACTTCGGACGTCGGGTACTCATCCGACGCGGTCGGGCGGTCTCCGGGCGAGTCGGCATCCGCTCGGTCCTGGTGTGTTCGATGCTGCTGGTGGTCGCGCTCGTGGTGGCGGTGATATCCCTGGGCACGGGCGACTTCGACGTGCCTCCCCTGAAAGTCGTGGAGACG from Gordonia humi encodes:
- a CDS encoding ABC transporter substrate-binding protein codes for the protein MKFQRTRLGVIAVSAALVVAGLVGCSSESSDDAASSSGDDSAFPVSLQTRLGEVQIEKKPTRVVTLGVPDLDVSRALGVTPVGAVQVSSWPWEKPLGSVEKIDYSPQGVNVEQVLALRPDVILATGLGGVDAQYDELKKIAPVVSDIDGVLTTDWRDTTKEIGQALGLASEADKLVGETEKAITDTAEQFPNIKGKTYATGAVYAPGVVSAESTSQTPMGRLFTQLGLKLDGKLDKTELDDSSDSSKVGAGTTEVSMEKLVDTIGAAQFLTLGFAEGTEQSITGSPLFQQLAAVKSGAYFGTDSLTYTALAFPTVTSIPFGLDSLKPALTKLNDGQ
- a CDS encoding iron chelate uptake ABC transporter family permease subunit, which produces MVSRNSARAALWLLGCGVLAVLSLVSLTVGAEWVPLPTAWDALTHYDSSVVGQAIVVDQRIPRTVLALLVGVALAVAGALMQALTRNPLADPGILGVNNGAALAVTIAIGGLGLSDVSAYIWFAFLGAVLAAVGVYLLGSVGRGGGTPVRLTLAGVALSAVLMGVTTGLMLLDPVAFNGLRAWNTGSLLGRPIGVAATVAPFILAGLLLSAVVARALNSVSLGDDLARSLGTDVGRTRAVSVVAITLLCGAAVAAAGPIAFVGLMVPHIARWIVGPQQPWIIAFALIGGPLLVLSADMVGRVIMPGEMAVGLVTAFVGAPVLIALVRRRKVSGL